The following are from one region of the Tachyglossus aculeatus isolate mTacAcu1 chromosome 13, mTacAcu1.pri, whole genome shotgun sequence genome:
- the CRHR2 gene encoding corticotropin-releasing factor receptor 2 encodes MESSPKASKLLQVLAAQLDVNCSLLPLLGHGILLGPDDPACNASTDQIGTCWPRTPAGLRVERPCPEVFNGIKYITTRNVYRECLENGTWAPRINYSLCEPILSDKRKYNVHYKVALIINYLGHCVSVGALIAAFALFLCLRSIRCLRNVIHWNLIATFILRNATWFLLQLIDHRVHESNELWCCCLTTVFNYFVVTNFFWMFVEGCYLHTAIVMTYSTDKLKKWIFLFIGWCLPLPIIIAWAISKRLYEDEQCWFGKEPGKYVDYIYQGPVILVLLINFIFLFNIVRILMTKLRASTASETIQYRKAVKATLVLLPLLGITYMLFFVNPGDDDVSQIVFIYFNSFLQSFQGFFVSVFYCFLNGEVRSAARKRWHRWQDHHSLRTRVARATSLPTSPTRISFHSIKQTAAV; translated from the exons ATGGAGTCCTCGCCCAAGGCGTCCAAGCTGCTCCAAGTCCTGGCCGCCCAACTCGACGTCAACTGCAGCCTGCTGCCCCTGCTCGGGCACGGCATCCTTCTGGGCCCCGACG ACCCCGCCTGCAACGCCAGCACCGACCAGATCGGAACCTGCTGGCCCCGGACCCCGGCCGGCCTGCGCGTGGAGAGGCCGTGTCCCGAGGTCTTCAACGGGATCAAGTACATCACCACCC GCAACGTGTACCGGGAGTGTCTCGAGAATGGCACTTGGGCCCCTCGGATCAACTATTCCCTGTGCGAGCCGATCCTCAGCGATAAG AGGAAGTACAACGTCCACTACAAGGTTGCCCTCATCATCAACTACCTGGGCCACTGCGTGTCCGTGGGGGCCCTGATCGCCGCCTTTGCCCTGTTCCTGTGCCTGCG gAGCATCCGCTGTCTCCGCAATGTCATTCACTGGAACCTGATCGCCACGTTCATCCTGCGCAACGCCACGTGGTTCCTGCTGCAGCTGATCGACCACCGCGTCCACGAGAGCAACGAG CTCTGGTGCTGCTGTCTCACCACCGTCTTCAACTACTTTGTGGTGACCAACTTCTTCTGGATGTTTGTGGAAGGCTGCTACCTGCACACTGCCATCGTCATGACCTACTCCACCGACAAGCTCAAGAAGTGGATTTTCCTCTTCATAGGCTGGT GTCTGCCGCTGCCCATCATCATAGCCTGGGCCATCAGCAAGCGCCTCTACGAGGATGAGCA GTGCTGGTTCGGGAAGGAGCCAGGGAAGTATGTCGACTACATCTACCAAGGCCCTGTCATCCTGGTTCTCCTT ATCAATTTCATCTTTCTATTCAATATAGTGAGGATCTTGATGACGAAGCTGAGAGCTTCCACCGCATCTGAGACTATCCAGTACCG GAAGGCTGTGAAAGCCACACTGGTGCTCCTGCCACTGCTTGGCATCACCTACATGCTGTTCTTCGTCAACCCCGGCGACGATGATGTGTCCCAGATCGTCTTCATCTATTTCAATTCCTTCCTGCAGTCGTTCCAG GGATTCTTCGTGTCCGTCTTCTACTGCTTCCTGAATGGGGAG gtCCGCTCGGCAGCCCGGAAGCGCTGGCACCGCTggcaagaccaccactctctccgcaCCCGCGTCGCCCGGgccacttccctccccacatcccccaccAGGATCAGCTTCCACAGCATCAAGCAGACAGCCGCCGTCTGA